The genomic DNA GACCTTAATCTCATAGAAATGGTACCTCTTGATCTACCTCGGTTTCATCTTCTCATCCCAAGACCCCAAGTGGCCGATCACAGCCACCTCCATTCCTCCTGTTTGGGAGCTTGATCATCTTCCTAGCTGTCTTGACCTGTCTGTGGCCAAATGCCTTTTCACTTGAACTGATCTGAGATCAGATGGGAGTttgcaaaagaaatctttttCAGAAATTGAGGGGAGGAGTTCGGGGAGCGCGCGGAGCGCAGgtcccgcggcggcggcggcggcggcggcggcggcggcggcggcggcggcgcggcgcgACGCGACGCGGCTCAGGCGACGGAGCGGGCGGCCGCGTGCGCCGCCGCGTGCGCCTCCGCCTCCTCCGCCATTGCTGTTTACCCAGCTGCATTGTGGGAGTTTGACCTCCACCACCGCCAACCGCCGCCTCCGCTTGCGCCGTCGCCGCCTCCGCTTGCGCCGTCGCCGCCTCCGCTTgcgccgtcgccgccgccgctCACGCCGTCGCCGCTGCCGCTCACGCCATGACCGACGACGAAGTCATACGGAAGCGTCTCCTAATCGACGGAGAGGGTGCTGGAGATGATGAGAGAATTAATCTGCTAGTGAAAAGTTTCATTAAATGGTGCTACTCTGGAGCCCAGGAAGAGGGGTACAGCCAGTACCAACAAATGCTGAGCACACTGTCCCAATGTGAACTTTCAATGGGCAAAACTTTGCTGGTATATAATATGAATCTCAAAGAAgtggaaaattatgaaaaaactTACAAAGAAATAGAAGGTAACATTGCTGGAGCACATGAAAAAATTGCTGAGTTCAAAAAGCAAATTCTTCAAGCAAAACAAATACGAAAAAATCGCCAAGAATATGATGCATTGGCAAAAGCGATCCAGCGTCATCCAGACAGGCATGAGACATTAAAGGAAATAGAGGCTCTGGGAAAAGAATTAGAGCATCTTTCACGTGTTAAACAAAGTGTTGAAGATAAGCTAGAATTGAGAAGAAAACAGTTTCACGTTCTTTTTACTACCATCCACGAACTTCAGCAAGCACTGGAAAATGATGAAAAGCTCTCAGAGGTAGAAGCAGCTCAAGAAACAAGCATGGGAACTGATCCTAAACCATAGACTAACTCATCACTCACCATTCCCAAGAATACTGAAGTAGCAACATGATCTTAGTGTGTTCAGAATGTGTTGTGTTCTTGAGACAATTAAAGTTTTGGCAGTGAACTACGTTGCTGTTAAATTTTAATTCACAGTTCATTCATATTGCTTCACACAAAGGGAGATGACTtcattatatgtttgtttttattgaaatgccttttttttttttttgcagtgcgcgggcctctcactgttgtggcctctcccgttgcggagctccagacacgcaggctcagcggccatggctcacgggcccagccgctccgtggcatgtgggatcttcccggaccagggcaggaacccatgtccccttcatcggcaggcggactctcaaccactgcgccaccagggaagccctgaaatgccttttttatacttaaaagttAGGAAGCAACAtccaaaaatgtttaatgaagtATTTTCAAGCCAGATATGTTAGTGCTCATTGGTATTCTAGGTAGTTTCTAACTGGTAACATTGATTTGCTCACAAAATAAGTGGAAGATAGTGAGAAGGTGGCATTTCTAGGATTTACCTGAGAAAATTAGTAAATTTCTGGAAATCATTACCACTTTTGAAAATGAAGTCCATGAATAGGCTCTCAGGAGGGCCGTGAACTTGGTGAAATTATGTACAAAATGTTTGTGGTGTATGCTTATTGTGGGAGAGGTTCCATGATTTTAAGAATCACTGATATCAGAGGTAATTACAAGATGCAAAgtaaaatcaatatgcaaaactttctagaaaaaaaaaagaaattgaggggAACacgcaaatttttaaaaattccagaaccCTAGAAATAAATGAGTTTATAGAAGACATTCCTTTTCCTAATGGAACTCAGATCTTTCCACTGATGGGCTTGGCTGGCACAGTTTATAGGGCACTCAATCCTATTCCTAGTCTTGGCCTCAATCCTGTCTCAACCACGCTACTCAGACTCATTGCCTGGAAAGTTTGGGTTGGTGCCATCATTAGGGCTGATGGGATTCTCCATCCTTTCCAGAACCTGCTTTGTTAATTTAGCTTTGGACAGGGGGTGAGGTGGGAACATTTCCAGATTATCTCCTGGTCCTAGGAAACTTTATACTTGTCCTGAGTAGCTCTGCTGGCCCCTGAGAGAACTACCCTGGTTCCTGGTCCCATGTATGAAGAAAGCACTTATCTAGCCCTCAAGAGGCCTTTCTTGCACTTCAGGGGGCCTTGCAGGGGTTTCTGTAACTCCTCTTAGAGACCTCTATGGCTTTAGTCTCTGAAAAGCCTACCTTCACCCCGTCCTGTTTCTCTCGGTCCCTTTTGGTTTTCCTGAAGCATATCTAGGGTAGACACCTCTTGGGGTGGTGATTTGGCTCACAGCAACATGCTTGTGATAGTCACTGCTGATTGTCTAGCCAATAGctatttcctcactttttttttttttgctaacagATGGAAATATGTTGGGTCCTTGGTGGTGAATTAACCAATCCCAGAACTCCATATTCCTAGACATGATATTGGTAAAACAATGAATTTTCCTCCTAGCTTAAGTCACTTCTGATGTGTTTTCGATTAATTGCAGCTGAAAGCATCTCTGGGCATGCCCCAATTCACAGGCCTAATAGTCAAGTCTGCCCTGTGCTATATGACCCTGTCTTCCCGCCATCACTTATTGTTCCAGGGTTTAAAAATTTGTTCCAAGTTGGTCCAATCAACTTCACTCTCTGGGGAGTTTGATAATGGGATACTCAAAGCAACAAAGCTTGGGTGCCAGTCATTGGAGCTGAGTCTCATGAGTGGCAGTGCTCTTGTGAGGAAGGGTCACAAACTTATACTGTTTAGGTCTACAGAGACGTCCTGGTTTCTTCCCCTTCTGAGGGCAACTCTTCCTTTTGTTGCTTGCAACCAAAGAGCCCTAGATAATGACATCTAACCGATTAGAACTACTTCTACCCTTTTGTGACACACAGCTGTTATTCTAGGCCTGAAATTACAAATTGCTTTCATTTCCGTGTCAATACTGCCTAGAGTGCTCAGTTTAAGACGGATTTTGAGGTTGAGTCAGCACTGAAGTTGGGGTGCAGTGACCAATTAGTAATGTCCACCATAGGCACAGGAATGGGTATAAGGCACTATATACAATCGTCCCTCTGTATCCATGAGGAATTGGTTTCAGGACCCCCATGAATAGCAAAATCCGTGGATGCTCAagtttcttatataaaatggcatagtatttgcatataacctatgcacatcctcccatatactttaagtcatctctagattacttataatacctaatacaatataaatactatgaaaatagttgtaaatacaatgtaaatgctatggaaATAGTTGCCAGAGcaaggcaaattcaagttttgccttttggaactttctgaaaaattaaaaatatatattttcaatctatggttggttgaatcctcagatgcaGTATCTGCCAACATGGAGGGCCAGCTGTATTTGCAGTGGTTAAGTGGCACCAAGTATTTGCAGACCTTATCTAGGCTAACACCTGGGGCTGTTCTCTCTAGGGGCCTATGTGGCTTCTTTCTGAAGCCCGTCCATCTGCCCAGTTCACTAACACAACTTTGTGACCTTGGCCACATCACTTTctttctctgagctccagttcTGTAAGTGTAAAATTAAGAGGTTGGATCAGATGATCACGAGGTCCTTTCTAGTCCTATGACTCAGGTCAGGCCCCTTCAAAGGTCAGTAGAAGACTCTCTGTCTCTTCTCATTTCAAaactcactcccctccccctatTACAGCACTCACTGAGTTTCAGTGTCTCGCCTGAGAAATGCCTCCAGTTCTTCGTCTGTTGGCAGAGGAGAGAGGATTGGCAGGTCTCGAGCCCAATGAATCATCAGGCCTTTCCCAGTTCAGGTTATAATCTCCACCTACTTCCCCAGGGTTTCTCTGATGATTCATTCAGGTGCCCCTCTCCTATCCTTGGGAATGACCTTCCAGAATTTTATCTCTCCAGTTTTGCAGTAGAAAAATACTTCACATGCTGAGTTATGGTAATAGACCATCTTCATAAACAGTAAAAGGGTGAttctctcctgccctccctcctctgccccaccTCCCTCATCCACACCATGTCCCACCCTAATCAGGCCTTCACCCCACCCCTTGGCTGCCATTgcacctccccttcctctctccctccagacACAGTTCTGCATTCCTgaggatttattctcttatatgCCAACTGCCTGTACCTCTCTCTTTTCCCTACATTAGGCTCTGGCCTTTGGTGGCAACCCAGCCTTTACCTTCTCCCCACCCTGCCACCCGGCTCCAGCCTCATTGCCCCCCTTgagggcctctcccgctgcagctGTTGCAGTCTGAAGAagcacaacaaaaaaaattaccacaTGTATTAAAGTGAAGCTCTTGTTGGACAACTGCAGATTTCCCTGGGCAGGATTTCAGTTCGATGTTTTCAGGGTTCCTACGCAGCCTGAGTTTCTGCCCagacctgccccacccccaccccagatgtCTGGGTCTGTAGGGAACCAGAGCCCTGGCCTGTCCCAGAGGACCAACACTCCAGAATTTCCTTGTCCACAAGTCAGGGGCCAAAGGAACAGAGAGGGCAGGGGAAAGTCAGCCAAATGGGCCAGGGAGCAGGCAGCTTGCCCTGTAGAGGAGTTTAAGTCAGAACTGGGGGCCTGATGGCAGGGAGCCAAGCTTCGCCTCACTGAAGCAGAAACCAATCTtgcaaataaacacataaacagATTACCAGTGAGTCAGTAAGGGCTGCTAAAGGGGTTGGAGAGTTGAGCTGTCCCCAGCCACACTCCCCGGCACTTCTCCCAAAGCTTAGGCCCCTGCTTTGCCCAGGAGGGCATGGAAGAGGGATTGGGTCTCCAAAAGCATAGGCCCCACCCAGCTTCTCAGTTGCtgagggaagccctgagcttggCCAGGCCCGGGCCTCTCTCCACTGTTGCCCCCTTtctccctgccttctcctctcGGGATCCCACTCCAACTTTTTTGTCTTCTCAAGCTTGGACTCCTGCTCATCTCGCTTGTGTGCACTTCTGCTATCTCTTGCCAGTCTTTCCCTGCTCCCAGCCACTTTCCCAATCGCCCTCAAGCACATTTCCCACTATGCGcctccctctctgggtctccttTCCAAATATCCACCGTGAGCCTTGAAAATGGCCCCAGGGAACGCTCACTTTACCTCCTCTCCCTACGCTTACTCTTTCAGAAGCCCAGGCAATTTCAGTTTGGGCCTCAGTCTGTCCCAGGATGCTGAGACCCCTGTCCAGCCTCCACAAGCTTACTTAAGGGATGTTGACATGCTATGGTACAGAACTGCGGTGTGCAggctctgagcctcagagagaCTTTCCCAGCCTGGACCTTTCTGCCACTCCCATCACAACCACTAGGGAATGGCACCAAGTCTTCAGGTGCCCAAGGAGGGCCCAAGGGGATTTTGATAACAGATCAGAAAGCATGTCTCCATTTGGCCAGAGGGAGGGCATACTGCCCTTGGGCTAGGCTGTAAGTTCCATAGCTCTATCTGTGCTGTTCCTTCATCCTCAAGGCCTaggtgtctggcacataggaggcactTAACAAATAGCTGGGAAAATGTGTGCATACGTATCTAAAAGAATAAAGCTTATAGCAACAAACTTCTAGGGCATGGGATGGTGCTTCCTCATAGGACTAAAACCCCAAGCAGACTAAAACAATACctatttattagctcacagttctgtaggtcagaagttaGGATGGGTTCTACTGGGTTCTCTGCTCGGAGTCTCATAAGACCAAGATCAAGTTTTCGGTTCACTTAGGCTCTTATCTGGAAGCTTGAGTAAGAATCCATTTCCACGTTGATTTAGGTTTTTGGCAGAATCCACTTCTTTGCGGCTGTAGgccctgtttccttgctggctgtcagttgGGGGCCCTCACTGCTCTGACAGAGGTCACCAGCATTTCTTCTCATGTGCCCCCTCTGTCTTCAAACGAGCAACAATGTGTCAACTCTGACTTCTCCTTCTGCCTTCTCTTCAGCCACCAGCTGGAGAAAGTTCTCCGCTTTTAAGGGTTCCTATGATTAAATTAGGCACATCTAGAAAAAActcttttttattatggtaaaatatacataacataaaatataccattttagccattttaagtgtacaattcagtatcatTGAGTACATTTGTATTGTTGTGCACCCATCACCACTAATCATCTGCAAAagcccaaactgaaactctatatcaATGAAACAATAATCCattccttcctcctccagcccctggaaaccactattctactttctttctctatgaatttgactattctaggtacctcatataaatgaaattatgcaATACTTTTTCGtgtgtgactggcttatttcacgtagcataatgtcttcaagatttatccatgttgtagcatgtatcagaatttccttcctttttaaggctgaatgatctTCCACTCAATCTCCCATTTTTTAAGGTCAACTAGGCTATATAACATAACACAAGCATGGGAGTAATATCTTATCACACTTACAGGTTCTGAGAATGAGGACATGAAATCCTGGGGGCCATTCTTAGAAATTCCACCTACCACAGCCTCCAGTTCAGGGATGTTGAGTATTGCTGTCTTCTACACAGATCAGTGTGTGTAGTAGTCAGAACATGCATTGGACCTGGTGAAAGTGGATGGTGTGGGGAATGGGCTGAGAGATCCAGTGAGGAAGggcactaatatttattgaatacccacTCACTATGTGCTAGGTGCTGATAGGTgcttttacatgcattatttcatttaaccctcacaacaccCATGAGAAATATACATTACAgactccatttgacagatgaggaaacaggctcagtgTGTTTAAATGATTCTCCCAAAGTCTCACAACCAGTAAGAGGAAACACGTGCCTGACaccaaagtccatgctctttccactatacATACCACTTTCCAATACTTGAAGTGAGATTGGTCAAGCCTATGAGGGCATGATCAGATGGCCCTTGcccccactcctctcccaccTTGCCCACCTGTAGTGGAACAGTATTTGTGCATGCTGGAAGCACAGCAGAAGGTGACTGTTAAGGACTGAATGTTGTGTCTCcccgaaattcatatgttgaaggctTAACCACAAATGCAACTGTATTTGGAGGTAGAGCCTGTGTAGAGGtaataaaggttaaatgaggtcataagggtggggccctaatcacacaggctggtgtccttataagaagaggagatgacCCCAgaactctttctctctttcctttctccctcccacccctctctctTCCATGTGAGGCCATAGTGAGAagggcagctgtctgcaagccagaaagagagc from Lagenorhynchus albirostris chromosome X, mLagAlb1.1, whole genome shotgun sequence includes the following:
- the LOC132513618 gene encoding THO complex subunit 7 homolog, with product MTDDEVIRKRLLIDGEGAGDDERINLLVKSFIKWCYSGAQEEGYSQYQQMLSTLSQCELSMGKTLLVYNMNLKEVENYEKTYKEIEGNIAGAHEKIAEFKKQILQAKQIRKNRQEYDALAKAIQRHPDRHETLKEIEALGKELEHLSRVKQSVEDKLELRRKQFHVLFTTIHELQQALENDEKLSEVEAAQETSMGTDPKP